Proteins encoded together in one Sylvia atricapilla isolate bSylAtr1 chromosome 2, bSylAtr1.pri, whole genome shotgun sequence window:
- the LOC136375523 gene encoding rap1 GTPase-activating protein 1-like isoform X6 — MFSREHGFPAGASGGRSEEVVQGFSDVIDSPTEGFPCVLTPAVPNKTVDLFEMIEKMQGSRLDEQRCSLPAPLKTEEEYIPYPSIHEVLQKGWPYPLIILPQFGGYWIEGTSHNLSSLSPTLSDVPFSWSGKVKLESDPTAKLYRKHFLGKEHQNFYSSDMSLGYLVLSVKYEQIEKQENLRLLLRTRTGTKHDLIPISCLNEFPNAVQMAKLLCEDVNVERFFPVLYPKASQLIVAFDEHVISNNFKFGVIYQKPGQTTEEEVFSNTVESQGFLEFLDFLGDKIQLQDFRGFRGGLDVTRGQTGTESVYTNFRGKEIMFHVSTKLPFTEGDSQQLQRKRHIGNDIVAIIFQDESTPFVPDMIASNFLHAYVVVQLTHSATGDTLYKVSVTARDDVPFFGPPLPNPAIFKKSAEFREFLLVKLINAEYSCYRAEKFAKLEERTRSALLESLFEELQLRSRSMMGLPVGEDDKIENGSGGFLENFKRVIRGRSQSLDTMGISMRKQQPATLPSRPATAGLALSQSVAEGPKAIAASFALPGRSPSRTRASRFHGRRSSAIGIENIQEEKSRDTTERIQRVLDSPGTFFDLKSDGSSSPSSPEFPSRKSNLLWSDFGASWRSLDKGMLGCWVVLKFCPFKQDSCRCSQPA; from the exons ATGTTTTCCCGGGAGCACGGCTTCCCTGCCGGAGCCAGCGGAGG GAGGTCTGAGGAGGTGGTGCAGGGTTTTAGTGATGTTATAGACTCTCCCACTGAAGGCTTTCCATGTGTCCTCACTCCTGCTGTGCCCAACAAG aCTGTGGACTTGTTTGAGATGATTGAAAAAATGCAG GGGAGTCGTCTGGACGAGCAAAGATgttcccttccagctcctctcaAG ACAGAAGAGGAGTATATTCCTTATCCCAGCATCCATGAG GTATTACAGAAAGGGTGGCCATATCCTCTCATTATCCTACCCCAGTTTGGGGGCTATTGGATTGAAGGGACCAGCCACAACCTCTCCAGCTTGAGTCCAACTCTGTCTGATGTACCCTTTTCCTGGAGTGGTAAAGTGAAACTGGAAAGTGACCCTACAGCCAAGCTGTACCGCAAACATTTTCTGGGAAAG GAGCACCAGAACTTTTACTCCAGTGACATGTCCTTGGGCTACCTAGTACTTTCTGTGAAGTATGAACAGattgagaaacaggaaaatctACGCCTGTTGCTGAG GACTCGTACTGGCACCAAACATGATCTAATTCCCATTTCCTGTCTGAATGAGTTTCCCAATGCTGTTCAGATGGCAAAG CTATTGTGTGAAGATGTGAATGTTGAACGCTTCTTTCCTGTCCTCTATCCCAAG GCCTCACAGCTTATTGTTGCATTTGATGAACACGTCATAAGCAATAACTTCAAATTTGGGGTCATCTACCAAAAACCAGGACAG ACAACTGAAGAAGAGGTCTTCAGTAACACAGTAGAGAGTCAGGGTTTCCTGGAGTTCCTGGATTTCCTTGGTGACAAGATTCAGCTGCAGGATTTCCGTGG GTTCCGGGGAGGCTTGGATGTTACCAGAGGTCAAACAGGCACTGAGTCAGTCTATACAAATTTCCGGGGAAAGGAGATCATGTTTCACGTCTCCACAAAGCTGCCCTTCACAGAGGGAGATTCCCAGCAG cttCAGCGAAAGCGTCACATTGGGAATGATATTGTAGCCATAATTTTCCAGGATGAAAGCACACCTTTTGTCCCTGATATGATTGCTTCTAATTTCCTTCATGCTTATGTGGTAGTTCAGCTTACTCATAGCGCCACTGGGGACACTCTCTACAAG GTTTCAGTCACAGCCCGAGATGATGTCCCCTTTTTTGGACCACCTCTGCCAAATCCAGCCATATTTAAAAAG AGTGCAGAGTTTCGTGAATTCCTTCTGGTCAAGCTCATCAATGCCGAGTACAGCTGCTATCGAGCTGAGAAATTTGCTAAATTAGAG GAGAGAACACGGAGTGCCCTCTTGGAGAGCCTTtttgaggagctgcagcttcgCAGCCGCAGCATGATGGGATTACCTGTAGGGGAGGATGACAAGATAGAGAATGGCAGTGGGGGCTTCCTCGAGAACTTCAAG CGGGTGATCAGAGGCCGCAGCCAGAGCCTGGATACCATGGGGATATCcatgagaaagcagcagccagccacCCTGCCCAGCCGCCCAGCTACGGCTGGCCTTGCCCTCAGCCAGAGTGTCGCCGAGGGCCCTAAGGCCATTGCTGCG tCTTTTGCCTTGCCTGGTAGGAGCCCATCACGTACTCGAGCCAGCCGCTTCCACGGGCGACGGAGTAGTGCCATTGGCATTGAAAACatacaggaggaaaagag cagagaCACCACAGAGAGGATACAGAGGGTGTTGGACAGTCCAGGAACTTTCTTTGACCTGAAGTCTGAtggatcatccagtcccagctctccagagttccccagcaggaagagcaa TTTGCTCTGGAGTGATTTTGGAGCTTCATGGAGAAGCTTGGACAAGGGTATGTTGGGATGTTGGGTCGTACTCAAGTTCTGCCCCTTTAAGCAGGATTCATGCCGCTGCTCCCAACCAGCGTGA
- the LOC136375523 gene encoding rap1 GTPase-activating protein 1-like isoform X7, with translation MFSREHGFPAGASGGRSEEVVQGFSDVIDSPTEGFPCVLTPAVPNKTVDLFEMIEKMQGSRLDEQRCSLPAPLKTEEEYIPYPSIHEVLQKGWPYPLIILPQFGGYWIEGTSHNLSSLSPTLSDVPFSWSGKVKLESDPTAKLYRKHFLGKEHQNFYSSDMSLGYLVLSVKYEQIEKQENLRLLLRTRTGTKHDLIPISCLNEFPNAVQMAKLLCEDVNVERFFPVLYPKASQLIVAFDEHVISNNFKFGVIYQKPGQTTEEEVFSNTVESQGFLEFLDFLGDKIQLQDFRGFRGGLDVTRGQTGTESVYTNFRGKEIMFHVSTKLPFTEGDSQQLQRKRHIGNDIVAIIFQDESTPFVPDMIASNFLHAYVVVQLTHSATGDTLYKVSVTARDDVPFFGPPLPNPAIFKKSAEFREFLLVKLINAEYSCYRAEKFAKLEERTRSALLESLFEELQLRSRSMMGLPVGEDDKIENGSGGFLENFKRVIRGRSQSLDTMGISMRKQQPATLPSRPATAGLALSQSVAEGPKAIAASFALPGRSPSRTRASRFHGRRSSAIGIENIQEEKSRDTTERIQRVLDSPGTFFDLKSDGSSSPSSPEFPSRKSKHI, from the exons ATGTTTTCCCGGGAGCACGGCTTCCCTGCCGGAGCCAGCGGAGG GAGGTCTGAGGAGGTGGTGCAGGGTTTTAGTGATGTTATAGACTCTCCCACTGAAGGCTTTCCATGTGTCCTCACTCCTGCTGTGCCCAACAAG aCTGTGGACTTGTTTGAGATGATTGAAAAAATGCAG GGGAGTCGTCTGGACGAGCAAAGATgttcccttccagctcctctcaAG ACAGAAGAGGAGTATATTCCTTATCCCAGCATCCATGAG GTATTACAGAAAGGGTGGCCATATCCTCTCATTATCCTACCCCAGTTTGGGGGCTATTGGATTGAAGGGACCAGCCACAACCTCTCCAGCTTGAGTCCAACTCTGTCTGATGTACCCTTTTCCTGGAGTGGTAAAGTGAAACTGGAAAGTGACCCTACAGCCAAGCTGTACCGCAAACATTTTCTGGGAAAG GAGCACCAGAACTTTTACTCCAGTGACATGTCCTTGGGCTACCTAGTACTTTCTGTGAAGTATGAACAGattgagaaacaggaaaatctACGCCTGTTGCTGAG GACTCGTACTGGCACCAAACATGATCTAATTCCCATTTCCTGTCTGAATGAGTTTCCCAATGCTGTTCAGATGGCAAAG CTATTGTGTGAAGATGTGAATGTTGAACGCTTCTTTCCTGTCCTCTATCCCAAG GCCTCACAGCTTATTGTTGCATTTGATGAACACGTCATAAGCAATAACTTCAAATTTGGGGTCATCTACCAAAAACCAGGACAG ACAACTGAAGAAGAGGTCTTCAGTAACACAGTAGAGAGTCAGGGTTTCCTGGAGTTCCTGGATTTCCTTGGTGACAAGATTCAGCTGCAGGATTTCCGTGG GTTCCGGGGAGGCTTGGATGTTACCAGAGGTCAAACAGGCACTGAGTCAGTCTATACAAATTTCCGGGGAAAGGAGATCATGTTTCACGTCTCCACAAAGCTGCCCTTCACAGAGGGAGATTCCCAGCAG cttCAGCGAAAGCGTCACATTGGGAATGATATTGTAGCCATAATTTTCCAGGATGAAAGCACACCTTTTGTCCCTGATATGATTGCTTCTAATTTCCTTCATGCTTATGTGGTAGTTCAGCTTACTCATAGCGCCACTGGGGACACTCTCTACAAG GTTTCAGTCACAGCCCGAGATGATGTCCCCTTTTTTGGACCACCTCTGCCAAATCCAGCCATATTTAAAAAG AGTGCAGAGTTTCGTGAATTCCTTCTGGTCAAGCTCATCAATGCCGAGTACAGCTGCTATCGAGCTGAGAAATTTGCTAAATTAGAG GAGAGAACACGGAGTGCCCTCTTGGAGAGCCTTtttgaggagctgcagcttcgCAGCCGCAGCATGATGGGATTACCTGTAGGGGAGGATGACAAGATAGAGAATGGCAGTGGGGGCTTCCTCGAGAACTTCAAG CGGGTGATCAGAGGCCGCAGCCAGAGCCTGGATACCATGGGGATATCcatgagaaagcagcagccagccacCCTGCCCAGCCGCCCAGCTACGGCTGGCCTTGCCCTCAGCCAGAGTGTCGCCGAGGGCCCTAAGGCCATTGCTGCG tCTTTTGCCTTGCCTGGTAGGAGCCCATCACGTACTCGAGCCAGCCGCTTCCACGGGCGACGGAGTAGTGCCATTGGCATTGAAAACatacaggaggaaaagag cagagaCACCACAGAGAGGATACAGAGGGTGTTGGACAGTCCAGGAACTTTCTTTGACCTGAAGTCTGAtggatcatccagtcccagctctccagagttccccagcaggaagagcaa ACACATCTGA
- the LOC136375523 gene encoding rap1 GTPase-activating protein 1-like isoform X8, which yields MFSREHGFPAGASGGRSEEVVQGFSDVIDSPTEGFPCVLTPAVPNKTVDLFEMIEKMQGSRLDEQRCSLPAPLKTEEEYIPYPSIHEVLQKGWPYPLIILPQFGGYWIEGTSHNLSSLSPTLSDVPFSWSGKVKLESDPTAKLYRKHFLGKEHQNFYSSDMSLGYLVLSVKYEQIEKQENLRLLLRTRTGTKHDLIPISCLNEFPNAVQMAKLLCEDVNVERFFPVLYPKASQLIVAFDEHVISNNFKFGVIYQKPGQTTEEEVFSNTVESQGFLEFLDFLGDKIQLQDFRGFRGGLDVTRGQTGTESVYTNFRGKEIMFHVSTKLPFTEGDSQQLQRKRHIGNDIVAIIFQDESTPFVPDMIASNFLHAYVVVQLTHSATGDTLYKVSVTARDDVPFFGPPLPNPAIFKKSAEFREFLLVKLINAEYSCYRAEKFAKLEERTRSALLESLFEELQLRSRSMMGLPVGEDDKIENGSGGFLENFKRVIRGRSQSLDTMGISMRKQQPATLPSRPATAGLALSQSVAEGPKAIAASFALPGRSPSRTRASRFHGRRSSAIGIENIQEEKSRDTTERIQRVLDSPGTFFDLKSDGSSSPSSPEFPSRKSK from the exons ATGTTTTCCCGGGAGCACGGCTTCCCTGCCGGAGCCAGCGGAGG GAGGTCTGAGGAGGTGGTGCAGGGTTTTAGTGATGTTATAGACTCTCCCACTGAAGGCTTTCCATGTGTCCTCACTCCTGCTGTGCCCAACAAG aCTGTGGACTTGTTTGAGATGATTGAAAAAATGCAG GGGAGTCGTCTGGACGAGCAAAGATgttcccttccagctcctctcaAG ACAGAAGAGGAGTATATTCCTTATCCCAGCATCCATGAG GTATTACAGAAAGGGTGGCCATATCCTCTCATTATCCTACCCCAGTTTGGGGGCTATTGGATTGAAGGGACCAGCCACAACCTCTCCAGCTTGAGTCCAACTCTGTCTGATGTACCCTTTTCCTGGAGTGGTAAAGTGAAACTGGAAAGTGACCCTACAGCCAAGCTGTACCGCAAACATTTTCTGGGAAAG GAGCACCAGAACTTTTACTCCAGTGACATGTCCTTGGGCTACCTAGTACTTTCTGTGAAGTATGAACAGattgagaaacaggaaaatctACGCCTGTTGCTGAG GACTCGTACTGGCACCAAACATGATCTAATTCCCATTTCCTGTCTGAATGAGTTTCCCAATGCTGTTCAGATGGCAAAG CTATTGTGTGAAGATGTGAATGTTGAACGCTTCTTTCCTGTCCTCTATCCCAAG GCCTCACAGCTTATTGTTGCATTTGATGAACACGTCATAAGCAATAACTTCAAATTTGGGGTCATCTACCAAAAACCAGGACAG ACAACTGAAGAAGAGGTCTTCAGTAACACAGTAGAGAGTCAGGGTTTCCTGGAGTTCCTGGATTTCCTTGGTGACAAGATTCAGCTGCAGGATTTCCGTGG GTTCCGGGGAGGCTTGGATGTTACCAGAGGTCAAACAGGCACTGAGTCAGTCTATACAAATTTCCGGGGAAAGGAGATCATGTTTCACGTCTCCACAAAGCTGCCCTTCACAGAGGGAGATTCCCAGCAG cttCAGCGAAAGCGTCACATTGGGAATGATATTGTAGCCATAATTTTCCAGGATGAAAGCACACCTTTTGTCCCTGATATGATTGCTTCTAATTTCCTTCATGCTTATGTGGTAGTTCAGCTTACTCATAGCGCCACTGGGGACACTCTCTACAAG GTTTCAGTCACAGCCCGAGATGATGTCCCCTTTTTTGGACCACCTCTGCCAAATCCAGCCATATTTAAAAAG AGTGCAGAGTTTCGTGAATTCCTTCTGGTCAAGCTCATCAATGCCGAGTACAGCTGCTATCGAGCTGAGAAATTTGCTAAATTAGAG GAGAGAACACGGAGTGCCCTCTTGGAGAGCCTTtttgaggagctgcagcttcgCAGCCGCAGCATGATGGGATTACCTGTAGGGGAGGATGACAAGATAGAGAATGGCAGTGGGGGCTTCCTCGAGAACTTCAAG CGGGTGATCAGAGGCCGCAGCCAGAGCCTGGATACCATGGGGATATCcatgagaaagcagcagccagccacCCTGCCCAGCCGCCCAGCTACGGCTGGCCTTGCCCTCAGCCAGAGTGTCGCCGAGGGCCCTAAGGCCATTGCTGCG tCTTTTGCCTTGCCTGGTAGGAGCCCATCACGTACTCGAGCCAGCCGCTTCCACGGGCGACGGAGTAGTGCCATTGGCATTGAAAACatacaggaggaaaagag cagagaCACCACAGAGAGGATACAGAGGGTGTTGGACAGTCCAGGAACTTTCTTTGACCTGAAGTCTGAtggatcatccagtcccagctctccagagttccccagcaggaagagcaagtga